A window from Pleuronectes platessa chromosome 6, fPlePla1.1, whole genome shotgun sequence encodes these proteins:
- the LOC128442000 gene encoding rho-related GTP-binding protein RhoA-C, protein MAAIRKKLVIVGDGACGKTCLLIVFSKDQFPEVYVPTVFENYVADIEVDGKQVELALWDTAGQEDYDRLRPLSYPDTDVILMCFSVDSPDSLENIPEKWTPEVKHFCPNVPIILVGNKKDLRNDEHTRRELAKMKQEPVKSDEARDMANRINAFGYLECSAKTKDGVREVFEMATRAALQAKRRGKKTGCCLL, encoded by the exons ATGGCTgcaatcagaaagaaactagtGATAGTTGGTGATGGAGCCTGTGGCAAAACCTGTCTCCTCATAGTGTTCAGCAAAGATCAGTTCCCTGAGGTCTATGTGCCCACTGTGTTTGAAAACTATGTGGCAGATATTGAGGTGGATGGTAAACAG GTGGAGCTGGCTCTCTGGGACACAGCGGGACAGGAGGACTACGACCGACTGAGGCCTCTCTCCTATCCAGACACAGATGTCATTCTCATGTGTTTCTCAGTCGACAGCCCTGACAGCCTGG AGAACATTCCAGAGAAGTGGACTCCTGAGGTCAAACACTTCTGTCCCAATGTGCCTATAATTCTGGTGGGAAACAAGAAAGACCTGCGAAATGATGAACACACACGTCGAGAGTTAGCTAAGATGAAACAG GAACCAGTGAAGTCAGATGAGGCAAGGGACATGGCTAACCGGATCAATGCCTTTGGTTACTTGGAGTGCTCGGCCAAGACGAAGGATGGTGTTAGGGAGGTGTTTGAAATGGCCACCAGGGCAGCACTTCAGGCCAAGAGACGAGGCAAGAAAACCGGCTGCTGCCTTTTATAG